From Leifsonia sp. fls2-241-R2A-40a, one genomic window encodes:
- a CDS encoding serine/threonine-protein kinase — MARRLPSQPPNLPGFSYVRVLGSGGFADVFLYEQNMPRRQVAVKVMLAEVVTSQVKQMFQAEANLMAQLSTHPSILTVYQASVSSDGRPYLVMELCSAAIGQRYRSEPLSVPEVLSTGVRIASAVETAHRAGVLHRDIKPSNILSTAYGHPVLSDFGIAATLSEADVTEAIGLSIPWSAPEVLLDETSGTIASEVWSLGATMYSLLAGRSPFEVPGKENTSAELIQRISKGRPLPIGRPDVPPRLEQVLMRSMSRRPSQRQRSALEFIRELQAVEAELDLPQTPIEVAMDDWALATAGDPEDRTRVKGVVAVDPNVRRRRRRSAPASATVTRAPTRTVVRESGSGQSPLQAAPTKTSRALVLSLVACAVLVVVLAVTASFVLVRAGASDDIPTVRDLSGRVAGSTIVFSWSDPGLQTGDTYQVTVDDQPPSSQHATEFRVDAKPGDTVCVTVTVNRDGKTGTPSGQKCVERAAGT, encoded by the coding sequence ATGGCCCGGCGTTTGCCGTCCCAGCCGCCGAACCTTCCCGGTTTCTCGTACGTCCGGGTCCTGGGTTCCGGCGGCTTCGCCGACGTCTTCCTGTACGAGCAGAATATGCCGCGCCGCCAGGTCGCGGTCAAGGTCATGCTCGCGGAGGTCGTGACCAGCCAGGTCAAGCAGATGTTCCAGGCCGAGGCCAACCTGATGGCCCAGCTGAGCACGCATCCGTCGATCCTCACCGTCTACCAGGCGAGCGTGTCGTCCGACGGCCGCCCGTACCTGGTCATGGAGCTCTGCTCTGCGGCGATCGGCCAGCGGTACCGGAGCGAGCCGCTCTCCGTGCCGGAGGTGCTGAGCACGGGCGTCCGGATCGCGAGCGCCGTCGAGACCGCCCACCGCGCGGGGGTGCTGCACCGTGACATCAAGCCGTCCAACATCCTGAGCACCGCGTACGGTCATCCGGTGCTGAGCGACTTCGGCATCGCCGCGACGCTGAGCGAAGCCGACGTGACCGAGGCGATCGGCCTGTCCATCCCGTGGTCGGCGCCCGAGGTGCTGCTCGACGAGACCAGCGGCACGATCGCCAGCGAGGTGTGGTCGCTCGGGGCGACGATGTACTCGCTGCTCGCCGGCCGGTCCCCGTTCGAGGTGCCTGGCAAGGAGAACACCTCCGCCGAGCTCATCCAGCGCATCTCCAAGGGGCGTCCGCTGCCGATCGGCCGCCCGGACGTGCCCCCGCGGCTCGAGCAGGTGCTCATGCGCTCCATGTCGCGTCGCCCGTCGCAGCGCCAGCGCAGCGCGCTCGAGTTCATCCGCGAGCTGCAGGCGGTCGAGGCGGAGCTCGACCTGCCGCAGACGCCCATCGAGGTCGCCATGGACGACTGGGCGCTCGCGACCGCCGGCGATCCCGAGGACCGCACCCGGGTCAAGGGCGTCGTCGCCGTCGACCCCAATGTGCGCCGGCGCCGGCGGCGTTCCGCACCCGCCTCGGCGACGGTCACCCGCGCGCCGACCCGCACGGTGGTGCGCGAGAGCGGCAGCGGGCAGTCGCCGCTGCAGGCTGCTCCGACCAAGACCTCGCGCGCCCTGGTGCTGTCGCTGGTGGCCTGCGCCGTGCTCGTCGTCGTGCTCGCCGTCACCGCCTCCTTCGTGCTCGTCCGCGCGGGAGCGAGCGACGACATCCCCACCGTCCGCGATCTCAGCGGCCGGGTGGCCGGCAGCACGATCGTGTTCAGCTGGAGCGACCCCGGGCTGCAGACCGGCGACACCTACCAGGTGACCGTCGACGATCAGCCGCCGAGCAGCCAGCACGCCACCGAGTTCCGGGTGGACGCCAAGCCCGGCGACACGGTCTGCGTGACCGTGACGGTCAACCGCGACGGCAAGACCGGGACGCCGAGCGGCCAGAAGTGCGTCGAGAGGGCGGCCGGGACGTGA
- a CDS encoding protein phosphatase 2C domain-containing protein, producing the protein MTQIGRSSRRHTVAVPGDPDARISLSWAALSDTGYRRSVNEDSLLARSPIFAVADGMGGHTAGDFASTAVVTRLAEKVKADFVGEVALTEALRSAVDDMGRGVGHTDLGTGTTVTGIALSLVDGSPYWLVFNIGDSRVYSYRDGTLEQLTVDHSIVQELLDAGAITPAEAEVHPHSNVITRAVGFNEDPVPDYFFLPIVAGSRLLVCSDGLTKELTEHGIRYFLAEGSSPLDAAQQLMDAALGNGGRDNVTVVVVDVLATPESGSHREGVSRRAARRH; encoded by the coding sequence GATCGGTCGCAGCAGCAGACGCCACACGGTGGCCGTCCCCGGCGATCCCGACGCACGCATCAGCCTGTCCTGGGCAGCGCTCAGCGACACGGGATACCGGCGCAGCGTCAACGAGGACAGCCTCCTCGCGCGTTCGCCGATCTTCGCGGTCGCCGACGGGATGGGCGGTCACACCGCAGGCGACTTCGCGAGCACGGCGGTCGTCACCCGGCTGGCCGAGAAGGTGAAGGCCGATTTCGTCGGAGAGGTCGCGCTCACCGAGGCGCTGCGCTCGGCAGTGGACGACATGGGCCGCGGCGTCGGCCACACCGACCTCGGGACCGGTACGACGGTCACCGGCATCGCCCTGAGCCTGGTCGACGGGTCGCCGTACTGGCTGGTGTTCAACATCGGCGACTCGCGCGTGTACAGCTACCGCGACGGAACCCTCGAGCAGCTGACGGTCGATCACTCGATCGTCCAGGAGCTGCTGGATGCGGGCGCTATCACCCCCGCGGAGGCCGAGGTGCATCCGCACAGCAACGTGATCACCCGCGCCGTGGGTTTCAACGAGGACCCGGTCCCGGACTACTTCTTCCTCCCGATCGTCGCGGGGTCGCGGCTGCTGGTCTGCTCGGACGGCCTCACGAAGGAGCTGACCGAGCACGGCATCCGGTACTTCCTCGCCGAGGGGTCGTCACCGCTCGACGCCGCCCAGCAGCTGATGGATGCGGCCCTCGGCAACGGCGGACGGGACAACGTGACCGTCGTCGTGGTCGACGTGCTGGCGACGCCGGAGTCCGGCTCGCATCGCGAAGGAGTGTCGCGCAGAGCGGCCCGCAGGCACTGA